In a genomic window of Malassezia japonica chromosome 4, complete sequence:
- a CDS encoding uncharacterized protein (antiSMASH:Cluster_2; COG:S; EggNog:ENOG503NU7P): MQAASRSKGSAPPPERAAAGSDRFVGKQDVTEDSLKLETVGLVRLEDFQRKQEQILEEKERADERAQALREKKKEVRREKSRKAHSKLSFALDEEDEEEAVPLKRVKTDKGVKDPSVDTSFLPDREREEEEKKMRDALRDEWQAKQDAIKKESIHVTYSYWDGTGHRGQVACHKGDSIGDFLEAVRKDVPTLKNVPSDTLMYVKEDLILPHHLTFYELLVNKARGKSGPLFHFDVHDDVRMLADASVEKDESHAGKVVERAWYNRHKHIFPASRWETYDPHATYGAYAVKDR; encoded by the coding sequence ATGCAGGCCGCGTCGCGATCGAAAgggagcgcgccgccgccggagcgcgctgcggccggcAGCGACCGCTTCGTCGGGAAGCAGGACGTGACGGAGGACTCGCTCAAGCTCGAGACCGTCGGACTTGTGCGTCTCGAAGACTTCCAGAGGAAGCAGGAGCAGATCCTCGAAGAAAaagagcgtgccgacgaaCGTgcccaggcgctgcgtgaaAAGAAGAAGGAGGTACGGCGCGAAAAGAGCCGCAAGGCGCACAGCAAGCTTTCATTTGCactggacgaggaggacgaggaggaggccgTGCCGCTGAAGCGCGTCAAGACCGACAAGGGCGTCAAGGATCCCAGCGTCGACACCTCTTTCCTGCccgaccgcgagcgcgaggaagaggagaAAAAgatgcgcgatgcgctgcgcgacgagtgGCAGGCGAAGCAGGATGCTATTAAAAAGGAGTCGATCCACGTTACCTACTCCTACTGGGACGGCACCGGGCACCGCGGCCAAGTCGCGTGCCACAAAGGCGACTCGATTGGCGACTTtctcgaggccgtgcgAAAAGACGTGCCTACGCTGAAGAACGTGCCGTCCGACACGCTGATGTACGTCAAAGAGGACCTGATCCTGCCCCACCACCTCACGTTCTACGAGCTGCTGGTGAACAAAGCACGTGGCAAATCGGGGCCGCTCTTTCACTTTGACGtgcacgacgacgtgcgcatgctcgccgacgcttCTGTCGAAAAGGACGAGTCGCATGCGGGcaaggtcgtcgagcgcgcgtgGTACAACCGCCACAAGCACATCTTCCCCGCCAGCCGCTGGGAGACGTACGATCCCCacgcgacgtacggcgcCTATGCGGTCAAAGACCGCTAG
- a CDS encoding L-threonylcarbamoyladenylate synthase (antiSMASH:Cluster_2; EggNog:ENOG503NU6F; BUSCO:EOG09262FW1; COG:J): MSTSILPVPSPPTFGITFCARPGEPERVDVAVATDEGRKSLDEAAAHLRRGELVAFPTETVYGLGACALRAESAAKIYQAKNRPMDNPLIVHVSDRAMLRRLVPASYEVNNVCSALMDAFWPGPLTLLFPVGAESGEPLVPRTVTCGQQTVGVRMPSHPIARALIALADVPIAAPSANASGRPSPTSAAHVYHDLAPKGVLKYIVDGGACSVGVESTVVDAVTVPGEVRVLRPGGVSVEGIRDALAAHGLLAGAPNATSDAAELRVYGKTLERTKAAEETPTTPGMKYRHYSPEARVLLVQHAATSDVSLRALLEKQCAALQEAAAGAHDATAARRHAGATRIGVMCAVDSPLMAVVAELAPSLSSWAGERRAEAGGSRLSPVVAAGEQRMCVYSLGLLATPAMAAQRLFDGLRTLDAEVVWDGAAGACDLILVEEIPETGMGLAVMNRLQKAATETVAVGRI; the protein is encoded by the coding sequence ATGTCGACCTCCATACTCCCTGTACCATCACCTCCCACGTTTGGGATCACGTTTTGTGCGCGGCCGGGCGAGCctgagcgcgtcgacgtcgcggtcgCCACCGACGAGGGCCGCAAGAGCCTCGACgaagccgccgcgcacctgcgccgcggcgagcttgTCGCGTTTCCGACCGAGACCGTGTACGGGCTGGGAGCgtgtgcgctgcgtgccgagtcTGCGGCGAAAATTTACCAGGCCAAGAACCGGCCGATGGACAACCCGCTGATTGTGCACGTCAGCGACCGTGCGATgctccgccgcctcgttcCGGCGTCGTACGAGGTGAATAACGTGTGCTCCGCGCTGATGGACGCTTTCTGGCCGGGGCCGCTGACGCTCCTCTTTCCGGTAGGCGCAGAGAGTGgcgagccgctcgtgcCCCGCACCGTCACCTGCGGGCAGCAgacggtcggcgtgcgcatgcCGTCGCACCCAATCGCACGCGCGCTCATTGCGCTGGCAGACGTCCcgatcgcggcgccgtcggcgaaTGCGTCcgggcggccgtcgccgacgtcggcggcgcatgtcTACCACGACCTTGCGCCAAAGGGCGTGCTCAAGTACATtgtcgacggcggcgcatgctccgtcggcgtcgagagCACGGTCGTGGATGCGGTCACGGTgcccggcgaggtgcgtgtGCTGCGTCCGGGTGGCGTATCGGTCGAAGGGATCCGGGACGCCCtggcagcgcacggcctgctcgccggcgcgccgaatgcgacgagcgacgcggcggagcTCCGCGTGTacggcaagacgctcgagcggaCCAAGGCCGCAGAAgagacgccgacgacgccgggTATGAAGTACCGCCACTActcgcccgaggcgcgcgtgctgctTGTGCAGCATGCGGCAACGTCGGACGTGTCTCTGCGTGCGCTCTTGGAAAagcagtgcgccgcgctgcaagaggccgctgccggcgcacacgacgccacggccgcgcggcggcacgccggcgcgacgcgcatcgGCGTGATGTGCGCAGTCGACTCGCCGCTCAtggccgtcgtcgccgagcttgcgccctcgctctcgtcctGGGCGGgggagcgccgtgcggagGCGGGCGGCAGCCGCCTCTCgccggtcgtcgccgcAGGCGAGCAGCGTATGTGTGTCTACtcgctcggcctcctcgcgacgcctgccatggccgcgcagcgcctctttgacggcctgcgcacgctcgacgccgaggtcgtgtgggacggcgcagcgggcgcCTGCGACCTgatcctcgtcgaggagaTCCCCGAGACGGGCATGGGCCTCGCCGTGATGAACCGCCTGCAAAAAGCTGCGACCGAGACGGTGGCGGTTGGGCGTATCTAG
- a CDS encoding uncharacterized protein (antiSMASH:Cluster_2; EggNog:ENOG503Q23D): MSVLKGLFAALGAYWLVVFWRRWSIHTRTQQFVLEQRRKAGIPDSDKRPLAEAAADAAQRRQRAFEEQLKECQDVFGRAQPAPQRTVPKENPGKAVRASRAPSHEPAPPAPPAMQRNRTITRSNAHGHKRAHSDADGAAAKRNRTAPAKATDTEAPRKRHAEDEPPRTRKAARKEPVDDDEEMADVSGTDLSDSSQPYDSDAESMDEEDELVPGDEHGPRKREADTTMDHGPGDEWLDANGLRWRIGEDGIPRRLVTLVEMKPKYRMPRDATHADSKTKVPTYIEKFLSHDEYEEAKRKKQLSWQHELALAKNTDAGSPMALASDDNVEDSLASLVSRRSKAQLRRTGGELLYNDATRTPQQLARSRASSVAGDDSFGASMSDDSRSFSSSISANVSGDNLSASRRLALGRSPAPRASPHLLRAQRYAASPSPLSPARSALDQAAKRRREEQLMAQIRANREAKAKAAPKPGPPAPKLEAPAPPKLEAPAPAEPTQKPAEAKPAAPVFTFGK, translated from the coding sequence ATGTCGGTGCTGAAAGGCCTgttcgcggcgctgggcgcgTACTGGCTCGTGGTGTTCTGGCGCCGGTGGTCCATCCACACGCGGACCCAGCAGTTTGTGTTGgagcagcgacgcaaggCCGGTATCCCCGACTCGGACAAGCGCCCGCTCGCCGAAGCCGCGGCGGATGCGGCACAgcgccgccagcgcgcTTTTGAGGAGCAGCTCAAAGAGTGCCAAGACGTCTTTGGACGCGCCCAGCCGGCTCCCCAGCGGACCGTTCCAAAGGAGAATCCGGGgaaggcggtgcgcgcgagccgtgcgccgtcgcacgagccggcgccgccggcgccgccggcgatgCAGCGCAATCGCACCATCACACGGAGCAACGCGCACGGACACAAACGCGCGCACTCGGAtgcggacggcgcggcggcgaagCGCAACCGCACCGCGCCTGCCAAGGCCACAGACACGGAGGCGCCACGCAAGCGccacgccgaggacgagccgccACGCACGCGAAAAGCCGCGCGCAAAGAGCCcgtggacgacgacgaggagatgGCCGACGTCTCGGGCACAGATCTGTCCGATTCGAGCCAGCCGTACGACTCGGACGCCGAGTcgatggacgaggaggacgagctggtgcccggcgacgagcacggGCCCCggaagcgcgaggcggataCCACGATGGACCACGGCCCTGGCGACGAGTGGCTCGATGCAAACGGGCTGCGctggcgcatcggcgaggacgGCATTCCCCGCCGTCTCGTGACGCTGGTCGAGATGAAGCCCAAGTACAGGATGCCCCGCGACGCAACGCACGCCGACTCCAAGACCAAGGTCCCAACCTATATCGAAAAGTTTCTCTCGCACGACGAGTACGAGGAGGCGAAGCGCAAGAAGCAGCTCTCGTggcagcacgagctcgcgcttgcCAAGAACACGGATGCCGGCTCGCCGATGGCGCTTGCGAGCGACGACAATGTCGAAGACAGTCTCGCGAGTCTCgtctcgcgccgctccaaggcgcagctgcggcggactggcggcgagctgctgtaCAACGATGCGACACGCACcccgcagcagctcgcccgctcgcgcgcgagctccgtgGCGGGCGATGACTCGTTCGGCGCGTCGATGAGCGACGACTCCCGCTCGTTTTCCTCGTCGATCTCGGCCAACGTGTCCGGCGACAATCtgtccgcgtcgcgccgcctcgcgctgggccgctcgccggcgcctcgcgcgtcgccgcacctccttcgcgcgcagcgctaCGCCGCATCCCCGTCGCCCTTGTCgcccgcacgcagcgcactcGACCAGGCGGCGAAGCGCCGGCGGGAGGAGCAGCTCATGGCACAGATTCGCGCGAATCGCGAGGCAAAGGCAAAGGCCGCTCCCAAGCCTGGGCCGCCTGCCCCgaagctcgaggcgcctgcaccgcccAAGCTtgaggcgcctgcgcccgcggAGCCCACCCAAAAGccggccgaggccaagccggcggcgcccgtATTTACCTTTGGCAAATAG
- the srk1 gene encoding MAPK-activated protein kinase Srk1 (EggNog:ENOG503NUAK; antiSMASH:Cluster_2; SMCOG1030:serine/threonine protein kinase; COG:T), producing the protein MSVPAADMSTDSASEVSTPPIAVSAAQVTPATVAGTTAVPMFLSPSPSQQSIWSANGPPAQPATDASRAPEAKTIHQQVEQIVAQEREAAAAALPRYEGLPEQFELVEKLGDGTFSVVYKALDHASGKHVAVKIVRKQDKSQDAQRVDPALREQNRATERATILKEVQIMRRLRHDSIVQLLSFTESDEHCFLVMELLNGGELFEQIVKLTYLSEPLARHVILQVAHGIRYMHEECGIVHRDIKPENLLFDSLEIIPSENPVKRPYDEDKMDEGVFRDGIGGGGIGRVKIADFGLSKIVWEENTKTPCGTVGYAAPEIVKDEQYSKSVDMWALGCVLYTLLCGFPPFYDESIKTLSEKVSKGEYSFLSPWWDDISDSAKDLVSHLLTVDVSKRFTIDQFLAHEWCRAADPSTAEAIPIPHSAAKADAKVHWHRQDHVLDSPLLAPAHRKDADEDAGVRTANAYRLREAFDVSFAVHRIEEEMQQRMRVSKESRRERAWRSINADSGDDERRTVDAARRRHGKDAARAISERRQTVLQKDKNDTPPRRQAFNLHLEGATILERRKRAVAQGDTAKSELPHYTAEALIPIPSGVA; encoded by the coding sequence ATGTCGGTGCCCGCAGCTGACATGTCCACTGACAGTGCGAGCGAAGTATCTACGCCGCCGATTGCAgtctcggcggcgcaggtgaCGCCCGCCACGGTGGCTGGCACGACCGCCGTGCCCATGTTCCTGAGTCCGTCGCCTTCGCAGCAGTCGATCTGGTCGGCGAACGgcccgccggcgcagccggcgaCGGATGCATCccgcgcgcccgaggccaagaCCATCCAccagcaggtcgagcagattgtcgcgcaggagcgcgaggcggccgccgccgcgctgcccaGGTACGAGGGCCTTCCGGAGCAGTTTGAGCTCGTCGAAAAGCTTGGAGACGGCACGTTTTCGGTTGTGTACAAAGCGCTCGACCACGCCTCGGGAAAGCACGTCGCGGTCAAGATCGTGCGCAAGCAGGACAAGTCGCAGGACGCGCAGCGGGTCGaccccgcgctgcgcgagcagaaCCGCGCAACGGAGCGTGCGACGATCCTCAAGGAGGTGCAAAtcatgcgccgcctgcgccacgacTCGATCGTGCAGCTCCTCTCCTTTAccgagtcggacgagcACTGCTTTTTGGTCATGGAGCTGCTGaacggcggcgagctctTTGAGCAGATCGTCAAGCTGACTTATTTgagcgagccgctcgcgcgccatgTCATCCTCcaggtcgcgcacggcaTCCGCTACATGCACGAAGAGTGCGGCATCGTACACCGCGACATCAAGCCCGAGAACCTCTTGTTTGATTCGCTGGAGATTATTCCCAGCGAGAACCCCGTCAAGCGTCCCTATGACGAAGACAAGATGGACGAGGGCGTGTTCCGTGacggcatcggcggcggcggcatcggcCGCGTAAAGATTGCCGACTTTGGCCTGAGCAAGATTGTGTGGGAGGAAAATACCAAGACGCCGTGCGGCACGGTGGGCtacgcggcgcccgagaTCGTCAAGGACGAGCAATATTCCAAGAGCGTCGACATGTGGGCGCTCGGCTGCGTGCTGTACACGCTCCTCTGCGGCTTCCCGCCATTCTACGACGAGTCGATCAAGACGCTCTCGGAAAAGGTGTCCAAGGGCGAGTACTCCTTCCTGAGCCCGTGGTGGGACGATATCAGCGACTCGGCCAAGGACCTGGTGTCGCACCTGCTCACCGTCGACGTGTCGAAGCGCTTCACCATCGACCAgttcctcgcgcacgaATGGTGCCGGGCCGCCGACCCCTcgacggccgaggcgatccCTATTCCCCACTcggcggccaaggcggaTGCCAAGGTCCACTGGCACAGACAGGACCACGTCTTGGATTCGccgctccttgcgccggCCCACCGCAaggacgccgacgaggacgcgggTGTGCGCACCGCCAATGCGtaccgcctgcgcgaggcgttcGACGTGTCCTTTGCAGTGCACCGCATCGAAGAAGAgatgcagcagcgcatgcgcgtcAGCAAAGAGAGCCGCCGCGAACGTGCCTGGCGCTCGATTAACGCGGActcgggcgacgacgagcggcgcacggtcgacgccgcgcgccggcgccacggcaaggacgccgcgcgcgccatcTCGGAACGGCGGCAGACGGTCCTGCAAAAGGACAAGAACGACACGCCGCCCAGGCGGCAAGCCTTTAACCTGCACCTCGAGGGTGCGAccatcctcgagcgccgcaaacGCGCGGTGGCCCAGGGCGACACGGCCAAGAGCGAGCTGCCGCACTacacggccgaggcgctgattCCGATCCCGTCTGGCGTGGCGTAG
- a CDS encoding uncharacterized protein (EggNog:ENOG503P6QT; antiSMASH:Cluster_2; BUSCO:EOG09265GYD; COG:S), whose protein sequence is MSQTPSVSRSSRQLCWESRDSYYACLTSHKILAPPGTDMSDTKGPLGRGGFAEKTSPEERARILAEQRANDPCTPQRDAYEKNCAQSWVDYFNKRRILDERQKQFYAEAEARVAAQNK, encoded by the exons ATGTCGCAAACGCCGAGTgtgtcgcgcagcagccgccAGCTGTGCTGGGAAAGCCGCGATAGCTACTATGCGTGCTTGACCTCCCACAAGATCCTCGCTCCACCGGGCACCGACATGTCAGACACCAAAgggccgctcggccgcggagGGTTTGCCGAGAAAACCTCGCCGGAGGAGCGTGCACGGATcctggccgagcagcgcgccaacGACCCGTGCACGCCACAGCGCGATGCGTACGAAAAGAACTGTGCGCAGAGCTGG GTCGATTACTTCAacaagcgccgcatcctcgacgagcgccaaAAACAGTTCTACGctgaggccgaggcgcgtgtcgcggcACAGAACAAGTAG
- a CDS encoding uncharacterized protein (TransMembrane:3 (n10-20c29/30o45-66i158-183o189-207i); antiSMASH:Cluster_2; EggNog:ENOG503P5Y4), giving the protein MGGWWPWGSAPAAAPAAATAPAPAPVAEAASSDLPEEVPEGNHTPVAVHMPLSTLLVASAFGLGFLSGMASGARRTALVFLAENAHRLPRTVQGWYFYNKTKYYRMILGGAQTGAETGLHMAGWVGGFCLLDVLAEHARNRWEPAERVRDEPREDRPLLAYLGHWSDGTLAGLATALIAGLAFRLPTPVLPRMLLLGGAAGGTTGALRDVRHTLLQKASPTTPHIE; this is encoded by the exons ATGGGGGGATGGTGGCCTTGGGGatccgcgccggcggcggcgccggcggcggccacggcgcctgcacctGCGCCTGTCGCTGAAGCTGCATCTAGCGACCTCCCAGAAGAAGTGCCGGAAGGAAACCACACGCCGGTCGCGGTGCACATGCCGCTCAGCACGCTCCTCGTGGCGTCCGCCTTCGGGCTTGGGTTCCTGTCGGGCatggcgagcggcgcacggcgcacggcgctcgtgtTCCTTGCGGAGAatgcgcaccgcctgcCGCGAACCGTGCAAGGATGGTACTTTTACAACAAGACGAAATATTACCGCATgatcctcggcggcgcacagacCGGCGCCGAGACCGGCCTGCACATGGCCGGCTGGGTCGGTGGATTCTGCCTGCTTGACGTGCTGGCAGAGCACGCGCGCAACCGCTGGGAgccggccgagcgcgtgcgcgacgagccgcgcgaggaCCGCCCGCTGCTCGCGTACCTCGGCCACTGGTCGGACGGCACACTTGCGGGCCTCGCGACTGCGCTCATTGCGGGACTTGCCT TCCGCCTCCCTACGCCCGTGCTTCCCCGGATGCTGCTCCTCGgtggcgcggccggcgggacgaccggcgcgctgcgcgacgtgcgccatACCCTGCTGCAAAAGGCCAGCCCTACAACCCCCCATATAGAGTAG